The DNA segment gcaacgccaccccacctccttttctttcatgtctatccctcctgaatattgaatatccctgaacattgagctcccatccttagtcagccatgtctctgtgatcccaactatatcataatcattaataacaatctgcactttcaattcatccaccttgttacgaatgctcctggcattgacacacaaagccttcaggcgctcttttacaactctctttgcccttatacaattatgttgaaaagtggccctttttgatgcttgccctggatttgtcagcctgccacttttacttttctccttactactttttgcttctaccctcactttacacccctgtctctctgcactggttcccatccccctgttgtgaactaacctcctcttgcctagcctctaatttgattcccacccccccaaccattctagtttaaagtcacctcagtagccctcgctaatctccctgccaggatattggtccccctaggattcaagtgtaacccatcctttttgtacaggtcacccctgcgccaaaagaggtctcaatgatccaaaaacttgaatccctgcctcctgctccaagtATGATCAATGTTCAACTTCATTCCAATTCTTAGGCCAATTCCCTTCAAGCAATCAGTTCTCACTGTTACAGGAGCAATGGGGAAGGTCAACGTTCAACTGATTAGGATAGACTCACCCGGGAAACATCCAAGGGCTTGAGAAGGAAGTTGGAGGACATATCAGAGATCAGAACAGTTTCCTTGGAGTCTGGAATAAAGTGGAATTCCACACCACTGATGGAATCATCAGCACAATAATAGAGATAGGAGGAGTCAGGACTGAGATCCCACTTGCTTGGATCAGGGATTGCTACAAGAGAAGGGTAGGGAGAGATTTAGAATAGTGACTGCGTAGAGACTTAAAACATCTAGAACAAGGATTCCcaaactcacttttttttttattaaaatgctatggagccctaccattaaccaagggggtccatggaccccaggttgggaacctctgaagTAGAGGGTTGGAGCAAGCAAACAGAACTGCATCACCTTTAGGGAAAGAATTGGGCACAAGTCACCATCCTTCATTGCTGGGTCAATCACCAAACAGCGGTGCGAAAGGCTGGACCACAGCAGTTCTAAGCCAATCACATCTCGAAGGGCAATTGAGCAGTAGACGCTGGAATTCCAGCAATGCCCACTGAGCTCGTCACAAATTCAGGAGAATTAGGGGGTGACCCAATGGAAGTCCATTGAATGTTGACAGGCCTCAaaagagtggatgcggagaggatgcttcctatggctTGGGAAGGGGTGGCTCTGTGACCAATGGACAGCCTCAATAtaggggcattcttttagaacagatgaggaatttctttagccagagagtggtgtgaatctgtgcaatttgttgctgcaagtggctgtagaggccaagacattggttatattcaaggcagaggttgataaattctgaccagtcagggcatgaagggatacagggagacggCAGGAGAGTGGGCCTGAGAGGGCAAAATGGATCCGCCatcatgaaatggcagagcagacttaatggcccaattctgctcctataccctaTGGTCCAAATCAAGCAGTATTTGAAACCAAGTAGCTTTAAGTAAACATTAATGTTAACTTTCATACAAGTATCATTAATGATTAAACTGATGGCTCATCTCCAGATTGGTGCATGGAATTTACAGACCAGAGGCTGTCACATGCATCTCTGGAAAGCCCAACAGGTGTATGAAATTCTGTACCATTCATCCTGCTAGGAGAAAGATTCTACTTCCTCAGTCCCAAAATGCTGGAACACTGCcaggttcctctagcattttgtgtgcactgccctggatttccagcatctgcagaatctcttgcattaatCCCCACTCCCAAGTTCAATAGCCATCTCATCAGTTGCCTTACTTGTACAAGCATTCTGCCCAGGGTGGACAATTTTCACTTTCCCCAGCTTCCTGGCTTCCTCCGCTGCCTCCGCAGACCAAGGCCCGGtgacaacaaactctgcacatCTGCCTTCCTTGAGGCTGATGAAATTGAAAGGAATCGCACTAAACTGGCCACTCGCACCACATTGCAAGAACAGTATTTTGTAGTTTTCTGGGACCTTCCTGTAAAGTGGAAGAAACTGGTCACAAAGTCTGAAGTAGCTCTGTTTCTGAAAACAAGTGTTTGAAAtgtttacaacaggaattctgcagatgctagaaattcaagcaacacatcaaagttgctggtgaactttcaccagcaactttgatgtgtgttgtttgaaatgttTGCTTTCACTGAACAATGACACTCAACTTTCAACCCATTTTCACTATATTGGAAAATTAGATCCTTTACCTCTATATTGGTTTATTCTCCATCTACTGTTCCAGATGGAATTGAATGGCTGCAAAGCCATCTCAGAGTCAATTACATAGGTGGTCTGGGAGTTACATGGACACATGGGTAGAATTCCATCTCTAGATGACACTAATTTCAATGACATCCAACAGCAGCTTCCCCTATTCAAGTTTAACTACTGTGGAATGAAAGAGGTGGACTAGCCCCCAAATGGATTACAGGCCTAAAGCATTTTCATTttacttcccccccccaccaactgaAAACAACAGTTTTGATCCAattaacccccccccaccaaaaaaaagGCCCACGTgaaaaataaagtgttaaaatTTCCCATTTTTGTTGTTGGGGCCCTCTACAAAGTGTACCATCGAGTGACAACACTGAGGGGGCATGAAAAGTGGCAAACCGCATTCCTGATGATCTGGTATTGCGGTTGTGAAGCTAATACCACCCgcagaagtgttttttttaaatgggaagtGGGATAAATCCCCCCACGAGTTGAAGGGTTTTTGTAAACCGAGCGGGGCGGAATTTACTCACAGCAGCTCTTTCAAACTGGATTTGGTCGCGTCCAGAATTTCGGTGAACTCTGGCGATCCAGGATGTAGCTCTGTTCAATACACAACAGGATTAGAAGGATAAAGCGGCGCGACTGGCAAACTACGGAAACGCAACATCAATGGAGACTAACCCAGGACACCGATCCCAAGACCACGATAGTCCACAAGGTCCTTCTGAGCTTGAAGCAGCACCTGAAAAAAAACACACGCTGTCGGGTTACTTCAGACCCGCTAGGACCGCGGAGTACCCCTTCCCCTCATTGCAATCTCCCACCCTCAACATCTCCAGTCAGCAACAAACTTAATGAACAAGTGGGCGGTTCCTGTGGGTCTAATTAGCCCAACCATACAACATCAGGTTTACTAAAGAACATTTCTTCTGCACTAAATAAGATCTAGCGGGAAGTTGCAAACACCTTCCTAAAAATATTCtaaaccccccccccaatcaaaTAACGTCTACTTCGCCTTAGTttcactttcttgcgggcattcacagtaaaaaaaagagaaatagcaGAATCAATGTAAAACTGCCCACAAATAAATACTGAGACATTTATAAACTATTTAACATTAATTATTCACCGAGAGAGGGAGCTTAGCGGCATCAGAAGAGAAATTCACCACAGAATTCCTGCGTTCCATTATGACCTAAACTTCGGGACACCACCGCACCAGGGATTCTTTAAGTAgtcatctctggctgctgtcatTGGCTGTGTTCACGGGATGCTGCTCGTCAACTCATCACAGATCATTTAGATTAGAATTTGGTTCCATCGCGCCCCTGCTGTCGGCAGTAGAAATTGTTATAAGAGAATTCTTTCGTGGGCTACTTTGTAGGTGGGGTTGTATTTGTGTTTGGAGttacttatagaaacatagaaaacctacagcacagtacaggcccttcagcccacagtgctgtgttGAACATTTATTTATCTCAGATGGAAGTATATTGGTGTTGGTCTGGGCAcagagaggttctgcagatgctggaaatccagggcaacatacacacataaaatgctggaggaactcagcagatcagtcgacgttttgggccgagatccttcatgataCTGAAGGAGGGTTtccgcccgaaacatcgactgtactcatttccatagaaccCCCTGGCGTGCTGGGctcctctagcagtttgtgtgtgtgtgtgtgttttggatttccagcatctgcagattctctcttgtttgtcgGTGTCCTAGGGGAGTTGTTTGTTAGTGCTGCTGGGGAGGAaatgtgggagggggatgggaaccctGGCAGAAAGTTAGAGGCAAATCATAGacgtgagaaagtctgcagaggctggaaatccaaatcaacacacacaaaatcctggaggaacccagcaggccaggcagcatctatggaaggtagCAATGCAAAAGTTAGAAATGAGAAAAGGAAGAGTGGAGtacagtgtggtaaaccatgtatatatgttgtaactgggttacctgtctggacacacccctctgctgactgcccctgtggctcctcccacagaatcctgtataaaggtgtttgccttgcccctccccgtcagtctgggggcagacattcactgtggaggttgtattgtacagcgaataaaagcctttcagtattttaccaaacctcagtcttttggggtaattgaaggtgcttcatacAGAGAAGTCAAAATTCAAAGAACACAAAGATTGCTGGATTCTAACAAGACAATCAGTGTGAGGGCACTTTACCTGAATGCTTGTAGTATTTGAAACAAATCCAGTGAACTTATGGCACAGATCAGTACAAAGGGATGTGATttagtgaccattacagagatgtGATTGTAGAGTGGAGATTATTGGGAATCATCTCCACTTGGCCTCACTGTCTGTTCAAtttcctgccatctggtaggagatacagaaacatcttagccaagacattaagactgaaaaacagcttcttcccaagagctgttgtgcagctgaataatgctacaccctggcttgccaatggcctttgagtgttatggttcaatggttcaattaatatcagttctatttatttatttatttatttttattattttggttttttctcttctatatgtattgcattgaattgctgctactaagttaacaaatttcacgtcacttactggtgataataaatctgattctgatttaaagaGTGTATTCAATATGtaacctgaaattctttctcttcacagacatccacgaaacagaaaaaaacccagagTGACAGAAAATGTTAGGACCCTAaagtcccctctccctcccacgcacaagcagcagcaagagcatcgaccctccccccacctgctccagcaaaaGAATTAaccccccaccagcctccatgaaagcaatagcaaaacccccaaagagaccatgatctagagtccatcaaaacctTCTGTCCATCCTGGTATGtcgacatctcagacaggctttctctcactagcgagggagagagagatatcactcctGCCACAACGAGAGGGGAGACCAGTAGCTTGCTGTTTTGGTTTTACAATCTGCCGCGTCGCTTGTCCGAGCTCCCGGACCCaaggaccaacagactctcactGGCCATCAAGGGAGAAAGTTCGCTGGAGTACGGCAACCTTCCAAAAGCAGCGCGCACCACCTGCTGTCTCGACGTTTCAGTCTCCCGCCATGCTCCAGTCGGCGACATCAGTGAGGAACCAGGTCGTCCAAAGGCGCACCTCTTCCAGGCTGCACCTGGAGATGtggactatcaaagtcacttgttgcagGTAAATATGGGAATATCTTTTTAATTAAGCCTTACCGCATGCAATGTTATTATCTGTTTTTGCACGGACTGGAGTAGCACCAAAATCTCGTcttcagcaatgacaataaagttctattctctTCTATTGTAAATATCCAAAGGAATCAGTTAAATGGAAGATGGGCAGGAAGGTAAGGGGGGTGGTGGTGCTCTTTGTTAAGGACGTGATCAGAGTGATACTGAAAGATGATATAAAATGCAAGGAGTGGAATGCTGAGTCCATGTGGATAGAGATTAGGCACAGTGAAGGGGAAAAATTATTGGTGGGAGTTGTCAATAGGTCACCAAATAATAACGTCAAATTGGCACAAGCAATAAACCAGAAAATGTCGGACACATGTAAGAATAGAATGGCAGTTGTCATGGAAACCACTTGCACACAGATTGGGCAAATTGAATTGGTCTTGAGGAGGACATCATaaaatgcatccgtgatggcgtTCCTGAACAACCTGTTAGTGACGTGAACCCACAGGGGAAAATGCTAACACTCAATGtgctggatgagctcagcaggccagggcagcatctatggatgggaataaatggccaatgttttgggccgagacccttcatcaggactggagaggaagggggaagaagtcagaataggaagctgtgggggtggggaatgtgATCTTAGCTCTAGTCTTGTGCAATGAGACGGGTAGAATTAATCTTGTAGTTCAGGATCCTCTTgcaaagagtgatcacagtatgatttaACTTTGCATACAAATGGAGGATGCAATACTTGGATTTAAAAGCAATATATTATGCCCAAACGGGAGATTACAACAGGAAGGATGACAGTGCACTCGTATGCAACACTTCtacggggccaaccaaaggtgttattgtttGTTTTAAACATTCTTTAATGATTGCAAAACCCTGCTGAACATCATGAACTTGAAGTACTGCAGGTCTCCCCTACTGGTGAGTTGCTCATTAGCAGAGATGtacctaactgaaggaagagcttactcactcttccttcagttagtcctgacgaagggtctcggcccgaaacgttgactgcacctcttcctagagatgctgcctgacctgcgttcaccagcaactttgatgtgtgttgcttgtgctatatgtgtcttgtgctgtgtatgaccgtTGGTACTGCATTTTGCCccttggccccggagtaacgctgtctcgtttggctgtattcattggtattcatgtatgtttgaataaaaattaaacttgaacttgatgaggGATTTGCGGGCTAGCATAGACTGATAACACAGGGCATATGGTGAGGAGTTGAGGAACAGTAGAAAGTTTTCAGAGGGACATTTCACAGTgatcaacaaaagtatatttcaGTTAAAAACATGGATGGCTAGGGTGGGTTGAGCCCGTCTTGaataaatgtaaaaataaaagaaggAATCAGACTAAAAGCTTGTGTATATGAAATTTCTAGGAGTTGTGGAAAACTGGAATATTGGGAAAATCTTTAAAAGCCCAAAGAGCCACCAAGCAAGTAATAgggaggttggtttgcaggtgccacAGGTAATCAGGAAGGTAagtggaatattggccttcattggtaGAGGGACTGAattgaagagcagggaggttacgctgcaactgtacagggagTACTGCAAACAGTTCTAGTCTCCTTACTCGAGGAATGACATACTCAGTTTGGAAGTGGTGTAGAGGAGGCTTATCAGGTCCTTccagagatgaaggaattggcTTAAAGGAAAGACTGAGCACCTTTGAATATACTTGCTAGCATTCAGAAGATTGAGATGGGATCTTATCGAAAGATATATGGTAAGGGAGACCACAGCTAGGGgagatagcctcaagatttggtggCGTAGAtttaggagatgaggagaaattgtttttcccagggagtagtgaatccatggaactctctgcccagggaagcagtcgaggctacctcattaaatatatttaagacaagttaTATAGATTTCTACATAGCAAAGGAATTAAACGTTATGGTGGAGTTGAGTCCACGGTCACATCAGccatgaatggcggagcaggcttgatgtaCCAGATGGCTGACaccttgctcctatttcttattttccTATGGGTCCGTTGTAATGTGACATTTCCTTCCATTAGTAATGAACATCGGGCTTGACGGAATCCTGTAGTTTCATGGTCCTTGTTACTGACACTGTCTTTTGAAATCCAAGTCTGTATGCATGGTACCTAGATGTATGATAGAATCTGGGAATATTGGGAATGTGGGCAGAATAAAATGGATtattactgcctgttatgctgctggtgtttagggcagcaattaaGGTCTTCTatttctgtctgtccttggccatcttctctattgtgccccaggtgtggttcagagtcctcatttctgcctctacgatACGGCACCAATTTATGTTTTGTCTCCCACATTTCCTCTACCCTTCAGGGGTCCAGTGAAgtgctgccttgatgatggagttgtcctctcttctcatcacatgtacaatccatctccaacgtttcctcatgatgattgtggccacgtcctcttggtgacactgagGAGTAGGGTGCGGCTGGATAGGATTGGGTGCTTCATGGTTGGGTTGGATTGAATGGATCAGACGGCCTATACCTTGAGGTATCTCTCTGTTTATATGGAGTCTTTCTTGTCCCATATAGCTTAGGGGCAGAAAGTGTATGAAAAATAGGAATAGTCTCGATGTGGATAGGTGTTCAG comes from the Mobula hypostoma chromosome 26, sMobHyp1.1, whole genome shotgun sequence genome and includes:
- the LOC134338290 gene encoding phosphoserine aminotransferase-like isoform X1, with translation MERRNSVVNFSSDAAKLPLSVLLQAQKDLVDYRGLGIGVLELHPGSPEFTEILDATKSSLKELLKVPENYKILFLQCGASGQFSAIPFNFISLKEGRCAEFVVTGPWSAEAAEEARKLGKVKIVHPGQNACTTIPDPSKWDLSPDSSYLYYCADDSISGVEFHFIPDSKETVLISDMSSNFLLKPLDVSRFGVIFATARQSLGCAGVTVVFVREDLLDSTLSGCPIVLDYKLQAGIFPNTPPCYSIYILQLVLDWIKSNGGSDAMERRSIAKSKLLYDVIEGAAEFYVCPVNVKCRSRMNVVFRVGGPKGNNILEQTFLDKAAEVGMTSLEGDRSVGGICASLHNVTLEETQKLAEFMTSFKQKEHRGNDLP